The DNA region CGCGGCAAGGTGGCAAACAGGGTCACCGGCTGGGTGACGGTAATGGTTTTTTCCAGGGTACCGTAAGCACTTGCTGTATCAGTGACCTTGTGTGTTGCCGCGCCCATCGCGGTATCACCGGCGACCAGCATCACGCGCACCGAGCCCATATAGGGCGGCAGCTTCACGGCGTGTTCGCGCACCTCACCCGCTTTAAGTTCAAAGACGCCGAGGAATTTCACCACCGGCGGGAAACGCCGCTCGCGCCGCTTGCGCTCTGCTTCCTGTGCGGCATCGGAACCACCAATCGCCAACACACGTTGCAGCGATGCACCATAGCCGCCCACCACCTGGTCAAATAAATCCCAGGTGCGCACTCCCAGGGCTTCGCGCTTATAAAACACACCGTGTAAATCCGGTGCGCGGAAATTGGTGAGGCCTAACAAACCCTCGTCAACCAGTGCCAGGGTATAGGTCATGGTGCGCCCCTGCTGCTCGCTGACCTTGATGTTGAATTCACTTTCGGGACGCACTTTTTCCGGTACATCCAGTTGGGGTTGTAACCGGGTTTCCGGGTCTTCCACCAACAGTGGCACAATGCCATATAAACGCATGGGAGCGTCGGCAACACGCTGTTGATGCGGCAGTAGTAAACTCAGGTTGACATAGACGTTGGGGGCCATAGCGCGGGTGATCGGGATTTGAATTTGCGTTTGACCTGCCTGCAAATCCAGCCAGCGGCTTTCCAACACACGGCTGCCATTTTCCAGGCTGAGGAGCACACGCCCTTCGGTCGCATTGGGCAGGCTGATATTGGCAATATCACCCACCTGGTATTTTTCCTTATCGGCCGAGAGCATCAATTGAGTGGCAGCAGTGGCTTTGTTACCGCTATCCCAACTCCAGCCCAGGTATACCGTTTGGCTGGCACAATGGCCTTCACCCTTAACGCTCAGATCACACACACGAATTAAATGGCGGCCCCATTCGTATTTGCCTTTTTCCAGTTGCCAGTGAACGCGGCCGTGCTTGTCACTGCGCAGGGATTCGCTGACAACCGCGCGGTAATTACTGTTGTTAACATACTGGGCAAGGTTGTCTTCCTCTTCGTCCCACCACCAGCGCCAACCAATTTCATAGACATTAATGTCCAACTCGCGATCAGCCAGGGGCTTGCCCTGGGCATTCAGCGCCTGGATTAATACCGGATGATCCTGATCGCGGCTGATGGCATCCATATAACCACTGCCTTTGGCAATGTTGAGCCCCACCCAGGTGTCATAGGGACGCAACTCAAAGGGGCGCAGGATCGTACTAAAGTTGCCGCTCTCCTCGAACACTCGCGTCACAAATTGCGCAGTCAACATGCCCGGTGGCGGGGAAGACAAACTGACATTTACCGGAAAGCTGGCATAGCCCTGAGCATCCAGCTTGCCATCGAAGACTTTTTGCGTACTGCTGCTAAATTCGCGTACCGCATCGTCAAACACAAATTGTTCAAAACCGTCGAAGCGCGTAGTGCGCGGCAATAATTTTAATTCGCTATCCGCTTTCAGGTTTTTAGCGGTAGCTCCCTGCAGCCATTGCGCAAACAACGACACCTGCGTCGGCATCTGGCTTAATTGCAAGGGGTTGACTGCCGGGGTGAGTTCTACCTTGATGCGATTGGGCACCACCATTTCAATTTTTAACAGTTGATCAAAATAGCGGTTGCCCACATGCACCACAGCGCGGTAATTGCCCGTAGGTGCATTTTCATCGGTGCGCAAGTGGAAGGTATAAAAACCATTGAGTGGCTGCACATGGGTTTGGCTCAGGACTTTCTTGCCACTGGGATCAAACAAATCCAGTACCGCCGGATGGTTTGCCGGTAATTGCCGGGCTTTATCCTCCAGCACAAACGTGAGGTAAATATCATCACCGGGGCGCCATACATCGCGCTCACCATAGAGCGCGCCTTTTAATCCTCCGCGGACACGTTCGCCACTTACATCAAATTGGTTAGTGGGTAAGGCTTCGTTGTTGCGTAAACGCAAATAGCCCACCTGGTTACCCTGGCGCGCCTCCAGATAAAAAGGCACACCATCGGTGGTTAATTGCAGCATCCCGTAGCCATCGCTGGTGCCTGTGCCTATGGGTTGTTGTTGATAGTTATAGGCCGTGACCTGGACACCGGGCAATGGATTGGCCGAGGTTAATCCTGTCGTTACAACATGTAATTGATTGTCATCACCGCGCTTGGCCAACAGCCCCAGGTTGGACACAATAAAGTTGCGCGCCGCATTGGTTTCCGAGCCATAGGCGTAGTAGCTATCTTTACAGGGATTGTTGCGCTCACTGTAATTGTAATAACCCCGTGACTCATAATATTGCTCATACCATTGCGGTTGGCGTTCGCGCTCGTAATAGTTTTCACCCTCGGTATTTTCCGGCATTTTTGCCACTGATTCAGACGGCCGCTGTTCATCACAGGAATAAATGGCGTTACTGCGATCAATACGCAATTCAATACGCACCAATCCGTCCGGGTGTTGCGCCATTAATTCTGTCAGGTCCAGGTTAAAACGCTTGGCACCACCGCGCGGCACTTCCGGTAAAGGATACACTTTGCGCCACAGGAAGCGGCCGGTATCTGTCGCCGCAATGGCGCTGGTCAGCTGATAATTCTGCAGGTATTGACCAACATTATTGGCGTAGACCTTAAAGGCAATGACCTGGACCGAATCAACACCGGCAGCTTCGAAGGGAACCGAAATTTGGCTGGCCGGTGGCAAAATAGCGCTGCTTCCCACAAAGCGAACCAGGGGTTTTGCCAGTTCCAATACCAGTTTCTGGTGATATTCATTGCCCAGGCTTTTTT from Cellvibrio japonicus Ueda107 includes:
- a CDS encoding alpha-2-macroglobulin family protein, with the translated sequence MQIQWRYWLAVLVLGLAIVGCDKSATPATDTSAQKKEELSHTVASGWEAHIADYPKRWIAAEAPLFIRFTHPVVSADDVNKAVARKQVSLDIKTPVNLVFVADNELRITPAERLPGNTPIRVRLSAAGLQGIDPDLEDFEFEVHTIKQDFDLQVNGLSIQEDDEDLMQLTGTLVTDDTAQLEDVKKILSARIDNQEQPLVWSQELDRKTNSFRLENIARTETAGELQLQWNGAVIGSAEKGERQLAIPAQKAFQITGVQVVREPNSAIEIQFSDVLDSSQSLNGLVTLSGKAVPVVVDGSNLRYYPEESSSGEMDLVVSSHIRSKKQKSLGNEYHQKLVLELAKPLVRFVGSSAILPPASQISVPFEAAGVDSVQVIAFKVYANNVGQYLQNYQLTSAIAATDTGRFLWRKVYPLPEVPRGGAKRFNLDLTELMAQHPDGLVRIELRIDRSNAIYSCDEQRPSESVAKMPENTEGENYYERERQPQWYEQYYESRGYYNYSERNNPCKDSYYAYGSETNAARNFIVSNLGLLAKRGDDNQLHVVTTGLTSANPLPGVQVTAYNYQQQPIGTGTSDGYGMLQLTTDGVPFYLEARQGNQVGYLRLRNNEALPTNQFDVSGERVRGGLKGALYGERDVWRPGDDIYLTFVLEDKARQLPANHPAVLDLFDPSGKKVLSQTHVQPLNGFYTFHLRTDENAPTGNYRAVVHVGNRYFDQLLKIEMVVPNRIKVELTPAVNPLQLSQMPTQVSLFAQWLQGATAKNLKADSELKLLPRTTRFDGFEQFVFDDAVREFSSSTQKVFDGKLDAQGYASFPVNVSLSSPPPGMLTAQFVTRVFEESGNFSTILRPFELRPYDTWVGLNIAKGSGYMDAISRDQDHPVLIQALNAQGKPLADRELDINVYEIGWRWWWDEEEDNLAQYVNNSNYRAVVSESLRSDKHGRVHWQLEKGKYEWGRHLIRVCDLSVKGEGHCASQTVYLGWSWDSGNKATAATQLMLSADKEKYQVGDIANISLPNATEGRVLLSLENGSRVLESRWLDLQAGQTQIQIPITRAMAPNVYVNLSLLLPHQQRVADAPMRLYGIVPLLVEDPETRLQPQLDVPEKVRPESEFNIKVSEQQGRTMTYTLALVDEGLLGLTNFRAPDLHGVFYKREALGVRTWDLFDQVVGGYGASLQRVLAIGGSDAAQEAERKRRERRFPPVVKFLGVFELKAGEVREHAVKLPPYMGSVRVMLVAGDTAMGAATHKVTDTASAYGTLEKTITVTQPVTLFATLPRVLGPGEEVSLPVNVFVSEANIPAVDIQVEANELFTVIKGSDSLHFTEPGDAIANLQLKVNDRIGKGRIKVSAQAGNERAEQEIYIDSRSPNSPGTRWESKLLAPGETWESPLRAHGMPGTNQAHVEISTLPALNLDQRLEYLVQYPHGCLEQTTSAVFPQLRLHKLLALDDAQKTEIDRNIAAGIKRLAQFQHASGGFTYWPGDAYVNEWASNYAGHFMVEAKRAGYSLPAGMLNNWVKYQRSAARNPRVDGNYYDETVLAYRLYTLALADKAELAAMNRLRESFAQTAAPAYREYRQIARWLLAMAYQHIGLKDAARDIFGTVIDTLPTYRDSGYTYGSDMRDRGLLLAALVSLNSDPELSWQVAEQVANMLSSDAWYSTQSIAWALLGMSEFAAQNGSGDGQIKFAVREPGQQQWQVHSSQQLWYRQAILQPHISVRNDHDKPIRVLVSNRGTPANLHEETVNHGLVMDVNFMTLDNQPLDVQQLPQGSDFVAEVTIRGEFDQLPHDKLEDIALTAVMPSGWQIRNERLEGSELPKGLDYLDIRDDRVLAYFSLWRNYYWSYRYQDRNQTSVTLRIILNASYAGKFYLPGWQAVAMYNEKLQARNKGYWVEVVGK